The following are from one region of the Pseudomonadota bacterium genome:
- the pyrF gene encoding orotidine-5'-phosphate decarboxylase yields MSSNPGLAFPLDVGSLTEARQWVARLRSAVDVFKVGLELFTRAGPDAVHVVHDAGASCFLDLKLHDIPATVARGTQAAAAMGVSYLTLHSASGAEALRQAQAAAQHAPTRLLAVGVLTSLDTQDLRAIGVLDDPLALMKRRAELAIGCGVTGFITSPRECALLRELVGPGGLLVTPGIRLGHVDRDDQKRAARPREAVLCGADLLVVGRPLREAADPVGVAATIRNEMDEAYRERETNR; encoded by the coding sequence ATGTCGTCCAACCCCGGCCTCGCCTTCCCGCTCGACGTAGGCTCGCTGACCGAAGCGCGGCAGTGGGTTGCACGGTTGCGATCCGCGGTCGACGTTTTCAAGGTGGGACTCGAGCTCTTCACGCGCGCAGGGCCCGACGCGGTACACGTCGTACACGACGCCGGGGCTTCTTGCTTTCTCGATCTGAAGCTTCACGATATCCCTGCCACGGTCGCACGCGGAACGCAGGCGGCAGCAGCCATGGGTGTCTCGTATCTGACGCTTCATAGTGCGAGCGGAGCCGAGGCTCTGAGACAGGCCCAGGCAGCAGCGCAACACGCCCCAACCCGGCTGCTTGCCGTCGGTGTGCTAACGAGTCTAGATACCCAGGACTTGCGTGCCATAGGCGTCCTCGATGATCCGCTGGCGCTCATGAAGCGTAGGGCGGAGCTTGCCATCGGCTGCGGCGTCACGGGCTTCATCACCTCGCCCCGCGAGTGTGCGCTGCTGCGCGAGCTTGTAGGTCCCGGCGGACTGCTCGTAACTCCGGGCATCCGGCTCGGGCACGTCGACAGGGACGACCAGAAGCGAGCGGCCCGTCCGCGAGAGGCTGTCCTTTGCGGCGCCGACCTGCTCGTCGTGGGGCGGCCTCTACGCGAGGCGGCGGATCCCGTGGGGGTCGCCGCGACCATACGCAA